The Microscilla marina ATCC 23134 genome contains the following window.
AAATTGTCCCCCATACTCAGCGGTTACCGTGCTACTTTCAGTATCTTGAATGCCACGCGATGCTACACACAAATGTTTGCTTTCTATCACTATTGCCACATCCTCTGTATCAAGCACACGTTTTAACTCCTCAGATATTTGGCGGGAAAGGCGTTCTTGCACCTGTGGGCGGCGGGCAAAATAATCTACTATCCGGTTTATTTTAGATAATCCTATCACTTTATCGTTGGCAATATAGCCTACATGGGCTTTGCCTATGATGGGTAAAAAATGGTGCTCACAAGACGAGTACAGAGAGATATTCTTTTCTACCAACATTTCTCCATATTGATACTTGTTTTCAAATACTTTCAAATCTGGTCTATTATCAGGGTCTAAACCCTTAAAAATCTCTTTGACATACATTTTTGCTACCCTATAAGGGGTGCCTTTCAAGCTATCATCGTTCAAATCCAGCCCTAAAGTGTGCATAATTTTCCCAAAGTATTCTTCTATGAGTCGTATTTTGGTTTTATCATCCAGCAAAAAAGCATCTTCGCGCAAAGGGGTATCATAAGAGTTTGTTATATGTAAATCTCCTATTTCGTCAGCATCGATTTTGGTAAGCTTTTCTTGTATCATTTCAATTTATTTAATGAATTAATTCCAAATTTTATGCAATATTACTACATTTGCAACAATGTTGCATTTTAAATCCTTGTAATGATTACTAAAAACCTGGCAAATGACCACTTTTTGTACGCAAAAAACTGGGACGCATTGGCTGAAATACAAGCACCCCAGCGAAACCTGGCTATTCTGGAGCGTACGATCTCTAGTGAGTTACAAAACTTCCTTTATTTACTCCAAAAAGAAACCCAAGTGCCTTTGATTCAGGAAACTTTACCAGTGCATAGCCTCAAACGTACTTTGAATGACTACCTGCAACAGTTTCGCGTGCTTGACATAAGAGGGTATCAAGCACTTATTGAAGATATATATCAATTAGTCTGGCGGTTTTCTCAACTTGTGCAGCAATCACATATCAAACTTTATTTTGCCAAAATAGAGACTTCTATGTGTCGCCTTTTTCATACCGATGCCAATGAGCTTCGCCTACTTTGCACCTACTGGGGAGCTGGTACGCAGTGGGTTGATAATGACAACATAAGCCTTCGGTTTTGTGGAGCAAGTTCAAACGCCGAACGAATCAAAGACTTGTCAAAGGTTTTAAGCGTCAAAACGTATGATGTGGCAATTTTGAAAGGCGCATTACACGACCACATTGCTACCAATGCCATCATGCACCGAAGCCCTCCACTCGACAAAAACGAATGTCGGTTATTACTTAGGCTAGATACCGAGGTTAATTTATAACCATTTTATTTACCCAAGTACTTGACTTAGCCCATTTATAATTTTTTTAGCATTCAAAAGATATGAAGAAACTTCCAGTAACTGTATTGAGCGGTTTTTTAGGCGCAGGAAAAACCACCCTTTTGAACCACGTTTTGCATAATAAGCAGGGTTTGAAGGTAGCAGTGATAGTAAACGACATGAGTGAGGTAAATGTAGATGCTCGCTTGGTAAAAGAAGGGAATACACTTTCGCGCACCGAAGAAAAGTTAGTAGAAATGAGTAATGGCTGCATTTGTTGTACCCTTAGAGAGGACTTGATTGAGGAGGTAGGCAAATTAGC
Protein-coding sequences here:
- a CDS encoding DUF1826 domain-containing protein, with translation MITKNLANDHFLYAKNWDALAEIQAPQRNLAILERTISSELQNFLYLLQKETQVPLIQETLPVHSLKRTLNDYLQQFRVLDIRGYQALIEDIYQLVWRFSQLVQQSHIKLYFAKIETSMCRLFHTDANELRLLCTYWGAGTQWVDNDNISLRFCGASSNAERIKDLSKVLSVKTYDVAILKGALHDHIATNAIMHRSPPLDKNECRLLLRLDTEVNL
- the folE gene encoding GTP cyclohydrolase I FolE, producing MIQEKLTKIDADEIGDLHITNSYDTPLREDAFLLDDKTKIRLIEEYFGKIMHTLGLDLNDDSLKGTPYRVAKMYVKEIFKGLDPDNRPDLKVFENKYQYGEMLVEKNISLYSSCEHHFLPIIGKAHVGYIANDKVIGLSKINRIVDYFARRPQVQERLSRQISEELKRVLDTEDVAIVIESKHLCVASRGIQDTESSTVTAEYGGQFKDKDVRQEFLSYVHSKLE